The following are encoded together in the Raineyella sp. LH-20 genome:
- a CDS encoding LysR family transcriptional regulator, with product MAEDLNSLRTLLMLYETRSVTATAERLHVSQPTVSYTLGRLRRRFGDELFRRAGNTLVPTARAALLYDALREPLSRIEQVTALTTGPFDPSLLGGEFVVALSSMGEVSWLPAIAAAFGRQAPRVRLRVTPLDIGSVEEGLVRGVVDLALTMTVLPTERLWREPFYDVEYVAVTGAGHPLAPGEEGLRSRRLVEVAGRAGHAHLREAVDEHGLADRVYLVVDSYAAVPSVVEVTDLVGLLPRYFAERFARSHDLAIHALPWRVPSPPTAAYTRMESTLSRGQAWLRGIALEALRSSLPRWEPLG from the coding sequence GTGGCGGAGGATCTCAACTCGTTGCGTACGCTGCTGATGCTCTACGAGACCCGCAGCGTCACGGCGACGGCCGAACGGCTGCACGTGTCGCAGCCGACGGTCAGTTACACGCTCGGCCGACTGCGGCGCAGGTTCGGCGACGAGCTGTTCCGGCGGGCCGGCAACACGTTGGTGCCGACGGCTAGGGCGGCACTGCTGTACGACGCGCTGCGGGAACCGCTGTCGCGCATCGAGCAGGTCACCGCGCTGACCACGGGCCCCTTCGATCCGTCGTTGCTGGGCGGTGAGTTCGTCGTGGCGCTGTCGTCGATGGGGGAGGTGTCGTGGCTCCCCGCGATCGCCGCGGCGTTCGGGCGGCAGGCGCCCCGGGTGCGGCTGCGGGTCACGCCGCTGGACATCGGTTCGGTGGAGGAGGGGTTGGTGCGCGGCGTGGTGGATCTCGCCCTCACGATGACCGTGCTGCCCACCGAGCGGCTGTGGCGGGAGCCCTTCTACGACGTGGAGTACGTCGCTGTCACCGGGGCAGGGCACCCGTTGGCACCCGGCGAGGAGGGGCTGCGATCACGCCGGCTGGTCGAGGTGGCAGGGCGGGCTGGACACGCCCACCTGCGTGAGGCGGTGGACGAACACGGTCTGGCCGACCGGGTCTACTTGGTCGTGGACAGCTACGCGGCGGTGCCGTCGGTGGTCGAGGTCACCGACCTGGTGGGCCTGCTGCCGCGGTACTTCGCGGAACGGTTCGCGCGTAGTCACGACCTGGCCATCCATGCCCTGCCGTGGCGGGTGCCGAGCCCGCCGACCGCGGCGTACACCCGGATGGAGTCGACGCTGTCGCGGGGGCAGGCGTGGTTGCGCGGGATCGCGTTGGAGGCACTGCGGTCGTCGTTGCCGCGGTGGGAGCCATTGGGGTGA